One stretch of Miscanthus floridulus cultivar M001 chromosome 18, ASM1932011v1, whole genome shotgun sequence DNA includes these proteins:
- the LOC136522615 gene encoding uncharacterized protein isoform X2 yields the protein MADQRVAGVDAAGGALGLAGAVLLTATCAAATYRAAAAGDVASVGFVIVSYGALLLLLRFLREYELLAPPEAAVRREGLRRRVWALCTLLTLMFAWKVASVMTWPGVAVGVWAAAVVTSAGGFVLLFRQQRRRL from the coding sequence ATGGCGGATCAGAGAGTCGCCGGCGTGGACGCCGCAGGCGGCGCCCTCGGCCTCGCGGGAGCCGTCCTCCTCACCGCCACCTGCGCCGCAGCCACCtacagggcggcggcggcaggggacGTCGCCTCCGTAGGGTTCGTGATCGTCAGCTACGGcgctctcctgctgctgctgcgcttcCTTCGCGAGTACGAGCTGTTGGCGCCGCCGGAGGCGGCTGTCCGTAGGGAAGGGCTCAGGCGCAGGGTCTGGGCGCTCTGCACGCTGCTCACCTTGATGTTCGCGTGGAAGGTTGCCAGCGTGATGACGTGGCCTGGCGTCGCCGTGGGCGTCTGGGCCGCGGCTGTGGTGACGTCCGCTGGCGGCTTCGTTCTCCTCTTTCGTCAGCAGCGTCGACGCCTCTGA
- the LOC136522305 gene encoding uncharacterized protein, with protein MADRRSSTLTKLGLGALAFNSAFDIYNSWGDAGSVGFVLAADVALWLLFLCLRQFEQGVGRRRDTKIRAAVWALTTLLTVMFASRAAPLMPPPVRVAVWVMAVVTAAGGFWAFFLN; from the coding sequence ATGGCCGACCGACGTTCTTCCACCCTGACCAAGCTGGGCTTGGGCGCCCTGGCCTTCAACTCGGCGTTCGACATCTACAACTCCTGGGGCGACGCCGGCTCCGTGGGATTCGTGCTCGCCGCGGACGTCGCGCTTTGGCTGCTCTTCCTCTGTCTCCGTCAGTTCGAGCAGGGAGTCGGGCGCAGGAGGGATACCAAGATCAGGGCCGCGGTGTGGGCGCTCACGACGCTCCTGACGGTGATGTTCGCCTCGAGGGCGGCGCCGCTCATGCCGCCACCGGTGCGCGTGGCTGTCTGGGTCATGGCCGTCGTCACGGCCGCAGGAGGGTTCTGGGCATTTTTTCTCAATTGA